A region from the Corynebacterium halotolerans YIM 70093 = DSM 44683 genome encodes:
- a CDS encoding IclR family transcriptional regulator, whose translation MAEKADGSRSSSGSGNRTLERAGAILDAVEDGPQHATEIARRTGLSVSTTHRLALAMAETDFLIRYEDGTFAPGRRIVQNDRDARSFPLIWELSSRIGETVQLWVRSGNQRICRVSVEAPHELQVTLPVGARLDLPAGSSGAILAQLPEAQADLERQGWVESTGKRSPGVASVSAPIVVGGRLVGALCVAKPVSRVQRSIGLDHGDDVRETARQIARKLSP comes from the coding sequence ATGGCCGAGAAGGCAGACGGAAGCAGGAGCAGTTCCGGCTCCGGCAACCGCACGCTCGAGCGTGCCGGGGCCATCCTCGATGCAGTGGAGGATGGCCCGCAGCACGCCACTGAAATCGCCCGGCGCACCGGCCTGTCCGTCTCCACCACACACCGGCTGGCCCTGGCGATGGCGGAGACGGACTTCCTGATCCGCTACGAGGACGGCACCTTCGCCCCCGGTCGCCGGATCGTCCAGAACGACCGCGACGCCCGGAGTTTCCCGCTGATCTGGGAACTCAGCAGCCGGATCGGAGAAACCGTGCAGCTGTGGGTGCGGTCCGGAAACCAACGCATCTGCCGGGTGTCGGTGGAGGCCCCGCATGAACTCCAGGTCACGCTACCGGTCGGGGCCCGGCTCGACCTGCCCGCGGGTTCCTCGGGCGCCATCCTCGCGCAGCTGCCGGAGGCGCAGGCAGATCTGGAGCGGCAGGGGTGGGTGGAGTCCACCGGGAAACGTTCCCCCGGCGTCGCCTCGGTCAGCGCACCGATCGTCGTCGGTGGCCGACTCGTGGGAGCACTCTGCGTGGCCAAGCCGGTCAGCCGGGTGCAGCGCAGCATCGGCCTCGACCACGGCGACGACGTGCGGGAGACCGCCCGGCAGATCGCCCGCAAGCTCTCCCCCTGA
- the hpaD gene encoding 3,4-dihydroxyphenylacetate 2,3-dioxygenase — MSNSPVELAPETGNAVPDILRCAYMEIVVTDLQRSRDFYVDVLGLVVTEEDDNAIYLRSLEEFIHHNIVLRKGPEAAVGVFSYRVRTPEDVDRAEEFYRARGCRTERRKDGFVKGIGDSVRVEDPLGFPYEFFHEVDHVERLAWRYDLYTPGALVRLDHFNQVTPDVPKAEKYMEDLGFRVTEAIRDEEGTTYAAWMRRKPTVHDTAMTGGDGPRMHHIAFATHEKHNILSICDKLGALRMSDHIERGPGRHGVSNAFYLYLRDPDGHRIEIYTQDYYTGDPDNPVVVWDVHDNQRRDWWGTPVVPSWYTDASRVLDLDGNLVPLTERTDASELEETIGADGFSYTRPEEGEESLPEWKQGEYKLGHQL, encoded by the coding sequence ATGTCCAATTCACCCGTCGAGCTCGCCCCGGAGACCGGCAACGCCGTGCCGGACATCCTGCGTTGTGCGTACATGGAGATCGTCGTCACCGATCTGCAGCGCTCCCGCGACTTCTACGTCGACGTCCTCGGTCTGGTCGTGACCGAGGAGGACGACAACGCCATCTACCTGCGTTCCCTCGAGGAGTTCATCCACCACAACATCGTCCTGCGCAAGGGCCCGGAGGCGGCCGTCGGCGTGTTTTCCTACCGCGTGCGCACCCCTGAGGACGTCGACCGGGCCGAGGAGTTCTACCGGGCCCGCGGCTGCCGCACCGAGCGCCGCAAGGACGGCTTCGTCAAGGGTATCGGCGACTCCGTCCGCGTCGAGGACCCGCTGGGCTTCCCCTACGAGTTCTTCCACGAGGTCGACCACGTCGAGCGTCTGGCCTGGCGCTACGATCTCTACACCCCGGGCGCGCTCGTCCGCCTGGACCACTTCAACCAGGTCACCCCGGACGTGCCGAAGGCCGAGAAGTACATGGAGGACCTGGGCTTCCGCGTCACCGAGGCCATCCGCGACGAGGAGGGCACCACCTACGCCGCCTGGATGCGCCGCAAGCCGACCGTCCACGACACCGCCATGACCGGTGGCGACGGCCCGCGCATGCACCACATCGCCTTCGCCACCCACGAGAAGCACAACATCCTGTCCATCTGCGACAAGCTCGGCGCCCTGCGTATGTCGGACCACATCGAGCGCGGCCCGGGCCGCCACGGGGTGTCCAACGCCTTCTACCTCTACCTGCGGGACCCGGACGGCCACCGCATCGAGATCTACACCCAGGACTACTACACCGGCGACCCGGACAACCCGGTCGTCGTCTGGGACGTCCACGACAACCAGCGCCGCGACTGGTGGGGCACCCCGGTCGTGCCGAGCTGGTACACCGACGCCTCCCGCGTCCTGGACCTGGACGGCAACCTCGTCCCGCTGACCGAGCGCACCGACGCCTCCGAACTCGAGGAGACCATCGGCGCCGACGGCTTCTCCTACACCCGCCCCGAGGAGGGCGAGGAGTCGCTGCCGGAGTGGAAGCAGGGCGAGTACAAGCTGGGTCACCAGCTCTAG
- a CDS encoding aldolase/citrate lyase family protein, protein MPFRVELPPTFHEVVAERRATQVGLWVCSGSATVAEIVAASGCDWLLIDGEHSPIGLESTLAILQAVGAYPAVPVVRVPFGDTVLIKQFLDLGAQNLMVPMVHTAADAERAVAAMHYPPRGVRGVGSALARSARWNRVEGYLANASEHVSLTVQVESAEAAENAAEILAVDGVDAVFIGPSDLAASMGLLGQQTHADVVRHVTDTISASNAAGKPVGVNAFNNEQAQQYIDAGADFVAVGADVQLLAGSTAALAEKFGAYNTKG, encoded by the coding sequence ATGCCGTTTCGAGTAGAACTTCCCCCGACCTTCCATGAGGTCGTGGCTGAACGCCGGGCCACCCAGGTGGGCCTGTGGGTGTGCTCCGGCTCCGCCACCGTCGCCGAGATCGTCGCCGCCTCCGGCTGCGACTGGCTCCTCATCGACGGCGAGCACTCCCCTATCGGCCTGGAGTCCACCCTGGCCATCCTGCAGGCGGTGGGCGCCTACCCGGCCGTCCCGGTGGTGCGCGTGCCTTTCGGCGACACCGTGCTGATCAAGCAGTTCCTGGACCTGGGCGCCCAGAACCTGATGGTGCCGATGGTGCACACCGCCGCCGACGCCGAGCGGGCGGTCGCCGCGATGCACTACCCGCCGCGCGGGGTGCGCGGGGTGGGCAGTGCGCTGGCCCGTTCGGCCCGCTGGAACCGGGTGGAGGGATACCTCGCCAACGCCTCCGAGCACGTGAGCCTGACCGTCCAGGTCGAGTCGGCGGAGGCCGCGGAGAACGCCGCCGAGATCCTCGCGGTCGACGGCGTCGACGCCGTGTTCATCGGCCCCTCCGACCTCGCCGCGTCAATGGGGCTGCTCGGGCAGCAGACCCACGCGGACGTCGTCAGGCACGTCACCGACACGATCTCCGCCTCCAACGCCGCCGGCAAGCCGGTGGGCGTGAACGCCTTCAACAATGAGCAGGCGCAGCAGTACATCGACGCCGGCGCCGATTTCGTCGCCGTGGGTGCCGACGTCCAGCTGCTCGCCGGTTCCACCGCCGCACTCGCCGAGAAATTCGGCGCCTACAACACGAAGGGGTGA
- a CDS encoding hydroxymethylglutaryl-CoA lyase produces the protein MFIEITDVYLRDGLQDEHVVVSTEDKLRIAAGLHRAGVTRLEAGSFVNPKRVPQMADAAELFARKPEISATWTALALNGRGIDRAVAAGADEIQIVASASEAHSSANAGGSTAKMVADLGGTVAKYASRTGVRFFAGISTAFVCPFEGDIAPERLTEVVGHFTRLGLKNIGLADTLGSATPEQVLASVAAVQEAEPDITLSLHLHNAHGRALETVTAAVELGITRFDSALGGFGGCPFAPGAAGNLDTLDLVRHLHSLGLETGIDETQLCELTELSRRVVRQSAPVSI, from the coding sequence ATGTTCATTGAGATCACCGACGTGTACCTGCGTGACGGGCTCCAGGACGAGCACGTCGTGGTGTCCACCGAGGATAAGCTCCGGATCGCCGCGGGCCTCCACCGGGCCGGTGTCACCCGCCTGGAGGCGGGCTCCTTCGTCAACCCGAAGCGGGTCCCCCAGATGGCCGACGCCGCCGAACTCTTCGCCCGCAAGCCGGAGATCTCCGCGACCTGGACCGCACTCGCGCTGAACGGGCGGGGCATCGACCGCGCCGTCGCCGCCGGCGCCGATGAGATCCAGATCGTCGCCTCGGCGAGCGAGGCGCACAGCTCCGCCAACGCCGGCGGATCCACCGCGAAGATGGTCGCCGATCTCGGCGGAACCGTGGCGAAGTACGCCTCACGCACGGGTGTCCGGTTCTTCGCCGGGATCTCCACCGCCTTCGTCTGCCCCTTCGAGGGAGACATCGCCCCGGAGCGACTCACCGAGGTCGTCGGCCACTTCACCCGTCTCGGGCTGAAGAACATCGGCCTGGCCGACACCCTCGGCTCCGCGACACCGGAGCAGGTCCTCGCCTCCGTCGCGGCGGTGCAGGAGGCGGAGCCCGACATCACGCTCTCGCTGCACCTGCACAACGCCCACGGCCGGGCCCTGGAGACCGTCACCGCCGCCGTGGAGCTCGGCATCACCAGGTTCGACTCCGCCCTGGGCGGTTTCGGCGGCTGCCCCTTCGCACCGGGGGCGGCCGGCAACCTCGACACCCTCGATCTCGTCCGGCACCTGCACTCGCTGGGGCTGGAGACGGGAATCGACGAAACACAGCTGTGTGAACTCACCGAGCTGAGCCGTCGGGTGGTGCGACAGTCCGCGCCCGTCAGCATCTGA
- a CDS encoding 2-keto-4-pentenoate hydratase — protein MLQDSDITQIADDLAGAERNRTMIPLLTKRFEGMTVEDSYRVQNEWRRRGIEAGRRPVGRKIGLTSKPMQEATGITEPDYGAIFADMVHENGSVIEHAQFSNVRVEVELAFVLKDELTGPDVTVFDVLRATEYVVPALEILSSRIEMEGRTIVDTISDNAAMGAMVYGGRPVAVDALDLRWVSALLYRNETIQDSGVAAAVLNHPATGVAWLANKLAEHGDCLAAGEIILAGSFTRPMWVHPGDTVFADYGELGTVTCRFE, from the coding sequence ATGCTGCAGGATTCAGACATCACCCAGATCGCGGACGACCTCGCCGGGGCCGAACGCAACCGCACCATGATTCCCCTGCTCACCAAGCGTTTCGAGGGGATGACGGTGGAGGATTCCTACCGGGTGCAGAACGAGTGGCGACGCCGCGGCATCGAGGCGGGCCGGCGCCCGGTCGGCCGCAAGATCGGCCTGACCTCCAAGCCGATGCAGGAGGCCACCGGCATCACCGAGCCGGACTACGGCGCGATCTTCGCCGACATGGTCCACGAGAACGGCTCCGTCATCGAGCACGCCCAGTTCTCCAATGTCCGCGTCGAGGTGGAGCTGGCCTTCGTGCTCAAGGACGAGCTCACCGGCCCGGATGTCACGGTCTTCGATGTGCTGCGGGCGACCGAGTACGTCGTCCCGGCCCTGGAGATCCTCTCCTCCCGCATCGAGATGGAAGGCCGCACGATCGTCGACACCATCAGCGACAACGCCGCGATGGGCGCGATGGTCTACGGCGGCCGTCCGGTTGCGGTGGACGCACTCGACCTGCGCTGGGTCTCGGCCCTGCTCTACCGCAACGAGACCATCCAGGATTCCGGGGTCGCCGCCGCGGTGCTCAACCACCCGGCCACCGGTGTCGCGTGGCTGGCCAACAAGCTCGCCGAGCACGGTGACTGCCTGGCCGCCGGGGAGATCATCCTGGCCGGCTCGTTCACCCGCCCGATGTGGGTCCACCCGGGCGACACCGTCTTCGCCGACTACGGAGAGTTAGGAACCGTCACATGCCGTTTCGAGTAG
- a CDS encoding NAD-dependent succinate-semialdehyde dehydrogenase, with amino-acid sequence MSIDIQALINKVPTGLLINGQWTDSSDGETFDVENPATGETLATLASATSDDANAALDAACAVQDEWARTPARERSDILRRAFDLVHERAEEFAALMTLEMGKPLSEARGEVTYGAEFLRWFSEEAVRDYGRAYPAPEGTLRMVTVRKPVGPCLLITPWNFPLAMATRKIAPAVAAGCTMVLKPAKLTPLTSQYFAQTMLDAGLPAGVLNVVAGKSASAISEPIMADPRLRKVSFTGSTPVGKTLMKAAADNVLRTSMELGGNAPFIVFADADLDEAVEGAMGAKMRNIGEACTAANRFIVHESVAEEFANKFAERISGLNVGDGLDEDVTCGPLVEQKALDSVASLVDDAVASGARAVAGGRRVDGPGYFYEPTVLIDVPADARVVQEEIFGPVAPVITFSTEQEAITLANATEYGLASYVFTEDPSRMWRLSDGLEFGLMGFNSGVISNAAAPFGGVKQSGLGREGGAEGLDEYTTVQYIGIQDPYQR; translated from the coding sequence ATGAGCATCGACATCCAGGCACTGATCAACAAGGTCCCCACCGGCCTGCTCATCAATGGCCAGTGGACCGACTCCAGCGACGGCGAGACCTTCGACGTGGAGAACCCGGCCACCGGTGAGACCCTGGCCACCCTGGCCTCGGCCACCTCGGATGACGCGAACGCCGCCCTCGACGCCGCGTGCGCCGTCCAGGACGAGTGGGCGCGCACCCCGGCGCGGGAGCGCTCCGACATCCTGCGCCGGGCCTTCGACCTGGTGCACGAACGCGCGGAGGAATTCGCCGCACTGATGACCCTCGAGATGGGCAAGCCCCTTTCCGAGGCCCGCGGCGAGGTCACCTACGGCGCGGAGTTTCTGCGCTGGTTCTCGGAGGAGGCGGTGCGCGACTACGGCCGGGCCTACCCCGCCCCGGAGGGCACGCTGCGGATGGTCACGGTACGCAAGCCGGTGGGCCCGTGCCTGCTGATTACCCCGTGGAACTTCCCGCTGGCCATGGCCACCCGCAAGATCGCCCCGGCCGTGGCCGCCGGCTGCACGATGGTGCTCAAGCCTGCGAAGCTGACGCCGCTGACCTCCCAGTACTTCGCCCAGACCATGCTCGACGCCGGCCTGCCCGCCGGGGTGCTCAACGTGGTCGCCGGCAAGTCGGCGTCTGCGATCTCCGAGCCGATCATGGCGGATCCGCGTCTGCGCAAGGTCTCGTTCACCGGCTCGACCCCGGTGGGCAAGACCCTGATGAAGGCCGCGGCCGACAATGTGCTGCGCACCTCGATGGAACTCGGCGGCAACGCCCCGTTCATCGTCTTCGCCGACGCCGACCTGGATGAGGCGGTTGAGGGCGCGATGGGCGCGAAGATGCGCAATATCGGCGAGGCCTGCACCGCGGCCAACCGCTTCATCGTCCACGAGTCCGTGGCCGAGGAATTCGCGAACAAGTTCGCCGAGCGCATCAGCGGGCTCAACGTCGGCGACGGCCTCGATGAGGACGTCACCTGCGGGCCGTTGGTCGAGCAGAAGGCACTCGATTCCGTGGCCTCGCTGGTCGACGACGCCGTGGCCTCCGGTGCCCGCGCCGTCGCCGGTGGCAGGCGGGTGGACGGGCCCGGCTACTTCTACGAGCCGACCGTGCTGATCGACGTGCCCGCCGACGCCCGCGTGGTCCAGGAGGAGATCTTCGGCCCCGTCGCCCCGGTCATCACCTTCTCCACCGAGCAGGAGGCCATCACCCTGGCCAATGCCACCGAGTACGGCCTGGCGTCCTACGTCTTCACCGAGGACCCCAGCCGCATGTGGCGGCTGTCCGACGGTCTCGAGTTCGGCCTGATGGGCTTCAACTCCGGCGTGATCTCCAATGCCGCGGCCCCGTTCGGCGGCGTCAAGCAGTCCGGCCTCGGCCGTGAGGGCGGCGCCGAGGGCCTCGACGAGTACACCACCGTCCAGTACATCGGCATCCAGGACCCCTACCAGCGGTAG
- a CDS encoding pyruvate carboxylase, whose product MATTTLPAFKKVLVANRGEIAVRAFRAAFETGAATVAVYPREDRNSFHRSFASEAVRIGSEGSPVKAYLDINEIIRAAKKSGADAVYPGYGFLSENAELARRCAEAGVTFIGPTPETLDLTGDKSAAVDAAKAAGLPVLQDSRPSTDVDELVAMAGDFTFPVFVKAVAGGGGRGMRFVEKPEDLPARAAEASREAEAAFGDGHVYLERAVINPQHIEVQILGDATGDVIHLYERDCSLQRRHQKVVEIAPAQHLDPQLREKICADAVAFCRSINYQGAGTVEFLVDEAGNHVFIEMNPRVQVEHTVTEEVTSVDIVKAQMHLAAGATLQDLGLTQESVRLTGAALQCRITTEDPANNFRPDSGTITAYRSPGGAGVRLDGSVSVGTEITPNFDSLLVKMTCRGADFAMAVARAQRALAEFTVSGVATNIGFLRALLREEDFRSRRIATSFIGDHAHLLAAPPADDEPGRVLDYLADVTVNRPNGDRPTEIRPFDKLPELGDGPLPRGSRDLLRDLGPQKFAEALRTQHALAVTDTTFRDAHQSLLATRVRSSTLVDAAKHVGRLTPNLLSVEAWGGATYDVAMRFLYEDPWQRLDALREAMPNVNIQMLLRGRNTVGYTPYPDSVARAFVREAADSGVDIFRIFDALNDVSQMRPAIDAVLETGTTVAEVAMAYSGNLLDPNEDIYTLDYYLRLAEEIVGTGAHVLAIKDMAGLLRPGAAAKLVTALRREFDLPVHVHTHDTAGGQLATYLAAARAGADAVDGASAPLSGTTSQPSLSAIVAAFADTDRDTGLSLDAVSDLEPYWEAVRELYAPFEAGVPGPTGRVYHHEIPGGQLSNLRTQAKALGLADRFELIEDYYAAVNEMLGRPTKVTPSSKVVGDLALHLVGANVDPEDFAADPQRYDIPDSVIAFLRGELGTPPGGWPELRDKALAGRGEGKAPMVEVPAEEAENLGSEDRTVRRAALDRLLFPKQAEEFAEHRRRFGNTSALDDRVFFYGLKEGEENVIRFVNGGDTPPMVVRLDAVGEPDEKGMRQVVCNVNGQIRPLKVRDHSVESVTASAEKADPSVVGHVAAPFAGVVNVTIETGAEVKAGDPVAVIEAMKMEATITAPVDGKVERVALAQATKVEGGDLIVVIG is encoded by the coding sequence CCGAGGGCTCCCCGGTCAAAGCGTACCTGGACATCAACGAGATCATCCGGGCGGCCAAGAAGTCCGGCGCCGACGCCGTCTACCCCGGCTACGGCTTCCTGTCGGAGAACGCTGAGCTGGCCCGCCGCTGCGCGGAGGCCGGCGTGACCTTCATCGGCCCCACCCCGGAGACCCTGGATCTCACCGGCGACAAGTCCGCGGCCGTCGACGCCGCGAAGGCCGCGGGCCTGCCGGTGCTGCAGGACTCGAGGCCGTCCACCGACGTCGACGAGCTGGTGGCGATGGCCGGGGACTTCACCTTCCCCGTCTTCGTCAAGGCCGTCGCCGGCGGCGGCGGGCGCGGCATGCGCTTCGTCGAGAAGCCGGAGGATCTGCCGGCCCGTGCCGCGGAGGCCTCGCGGGAGGCGGAGGCCGCCTTCGGTGACGGCCACGTCTACCTCGAGCGTGCGGTGATCAACCCGCAGCACATCGAGGTCCAGATCCTCGGTGACGCCACCGGGGACGTCATCCACCTCTACGAGCGCGACTGCTCCCTGCAGCGCCGCCACCAGAAGGTCGTGGAGATCGCCCCGGCCCAGCACCTCGACCCGCAGCTGCGCGAGAAGATCTGCGCCGACGCCGTGGCCTTCTGCCGGTCGATCAACTACCAGGGCGCGGGCACCGTGGAGTTCCTCGTCGACGAGGCCGGCAACCACGTCTTCATCGAGATGAACCCGCGCGTCCAGGTCGAGCACACCGTCACGGAGGAGGTCACCTCCGTCGACATCGTCAAGGCGCAGATGCACCTCGCCGCCGGCGCGACGCTGCAGGACCTGGGCCTGACCCAGGAGTCCGTCCGGCTCACCGGCGCGGCCCTGCAGTGCCGCATCACCACCGAGGACCCGGCCAACAACTTCCGCCCCGACTCGGGCACCATCACCGCCTACCGCTCCCCGGGTGGCGCGGGCGTGCGCCTCGACGGTTCCGTGTCCGTCGGCACCGAGATCACCCCGAACTTCGACTCCCTGCTGGTCAAGATGACCTGCCGCGGCGCGGACTTCGCCATGGCGGTCGCCCGCGCCCAGCGCGCCCTGGCCGAGTTCACCGTCTCCGGGGTGGCCACCAACATCGGTTTCCTGCGCGCCCTGCTGCGCGAGGAGGATTTCCGGTCCCGGCGCATCGCCACCAGCTTCATCGGCGACCATGCGCACCTGCTGGCCGCCCCGCCCGCCGACGATGAGCCGGGCCGGGTCCTCGACTACCTGGCGGACGTCACCGTCAACCGTCCCAACGGTGACCGCCCCACCGAGATCCGGCCCTTCGACAAGCTGCCGGAGCTGGGCGACGGCCCCCTGCCGCGCGGTTCGCGTGACCTGCTGCGCGACCTGGGCCCGCAGAAATTCGCGGAGGCGCTGCGCACGCAGCACGCCCTGGCCGTCACCGACACCACCTTCCGCGACGCCCACCAGTCCCTGCTGGCCACGCGCGTGCGCTCCTCGACGCTGGTCGATGCCGCGAAGCATGTCGGCCGGTTGACCCCGAACCTGCTGTCCGTGGAGGCCTGGGGTGGCGCGACCTACGACGTCGCCATGCGCTTCCTCTACGAGGATCCGTGGCAGCGTCTCGACGCCCTGCGCGAGGCCATGCCGAACGTCAACATCCAGATGCTGCTGCGCGGGCGCAACACCGTCGGCTACACCCCGTACCCGGACTCCGTGGCCCGTGCCTTCGTCCGTGAGGCCGCTGATTCCGGCGTGGACATCTTCCGCATCTTCGACGCCCTGAACGACGTGTCCCAGATGCGCCCGGCCATCGACGCCGTCCTGGAGACCGGCACCACCGTCGCCGAGGTAGCCATGGCCTACTCCGGTAACCTGCTGGACCCGAACGAGGACATCTACACCCTCGACTACTACCTCAGGCTGGCCGAGGAGATCGTCGGCACCGGAGCGCACGTCCTGGCCATCAAGGACATGGCCGGCCTGCTGCGGCCGGGCGCGGCCGCCAAGCTGGTCACGGCGCTGCGCAGGGAATTCGACCTGCCGGTGCACGTGCACACCCACGACACCGCCGGTGGCCAGCTGGCCACCTACCTCGCGGCAGCCCGCGCGGGTGCCGACGCCGTCGACGGGGCGTCGGCACCGCTGTCCGGCACCACCTCCCAGCCGTCGCTGTCCGCGATCGTCGCCGCCTTCGCCGACACCGACCGCGACACCGGCCTCTCGCTCGACGCCGTGTCCGACCTCGAACCCTACTGGGAGGCGGTCCGCGAGCTCTACGCCCCCTTCGAGGCGGGCGTGCCCGGACCGACGGGGAGGGTGTACCACCACGAAATCCCCGGCGGCCAGCTGTCCAATCTGCGCACCCAGGCCAAGGCGCTGGGCCTGGCGGACCGTTTCGAGCTCATCGAGGACTACTACGCGGCCGTCAACGAGATGCTGGGCCGGCCCACCAAGGTCACCCCGTCGTCCAAGGTCGTCGGCGACCTCGCGCTGCACCTGGTGGGCGCGAACGTGGATCCGGAGGATTTCGCCGCCGACCCGCAGCGCTACGACATCCCGGACTCGGTGATCGCCTTCCTGCGTGGCGAGTTGGGCACCCCGCCCGGCGGTTGGCCCGAGCTGCGCGACAAGGCCCTGGCAGGCCGCGGTGAGGGTAAGGCGCCGATGGTCGAGGTCCCGGCCGAGGAGGCGGAGAACCTGGGGTCCGAGGACCGCACGGTGCGCCGCGCGGCCCTGGACCGCCTGCTCTTCCCGAAGCAGGCCGAGGAGTTCGCCGAGCACCGCCGCCGCTTCGGCAACACCTCCGCCCTCGATGACCGGGTCTTCTTCTACGGACTGAAGGAGGGCGAGGAGAACGTCATCCGCTTCGTCAACGGCGGCGACACCCCGCCGATGGTGGTGCGTCTCGACGCCGTCGGCGAGCCCGACGAGAAGGGCATGCGGCAGGTGGTCTGCAACGTCAACGGCCAGATCCGGCCGCTGAAGGTCCGCGACCACTCGGTCGAGTCCGTCACCGCCTCCGCGGAGAAGGCCGACCCCTCCGTGGTCGGTCACGTGGCGGCACCGTTCGCCGGGGTGGTCAACGTGACCATCGAGACCGGCGCGGAGGTCAAGGCCGGCGACCCGGTCGCCGTGATCGAGGCGATGAAGATGGAGGCCACCATCACCGCACCGGTGGACGGAAAGGTCGAGCGCGTCGCCCTGGCCCAGGCCACCAAGGTCGAGGGCGGGGACCTGATCGTGGTGATCGGCTAG
- a CDS encoding 2-hydroxycarboxylate transporter family protein — translation MSQSQKTLGSDTTETDAIPGPTRPEDVHFPRIGDRDNEIRQGLIDGLGPEPGSVGSLTTSRIPPWKVIAGFPPLYFGAFFAIALLAAYTGNLPESMLSGFAVTMLLGGVLIWIGNFFPYVREMGLPTILCTFVPAILVYVGLFPENVVTVTQTFVDGTGFLDFFVAAIIVGSVLSMPRALLIQAGPRFIVPLIGCLIATFTLVGLLGALFGFGMIEAMLFIAAPVMAGGLGVGAVPTSEMYADKMGGSAGDFMGDLMSAVVVANIVCILVAGLYNALGKLKKQPFEGFNGYGQLLRIKKKGRDLSVPKKKESAALSALGKGLVITAVLFVLGQFLGGTFPWLHTYAWVIIAALAIKIFKLFPEELEDAATSWGDMIQSFLVPALLVGVSLTYISIEEVLLSLSNPSFIPLIVITVLISALSSGLLGWLVKMNFIEASITPGLVMADTGGSGDVAVLSAAQRMHLMPFAALTTRFGGVLVLFGTSLLTTFL, via the coding sequence ATGTCACAATCCCAGAAAACCCTTGGTTCTGACACCACTGAGACTGACGCCATCCCCGGCCCGACCCGCCCCGAGGACGTACACTTCCCCCGGATCGGCGACCGCGACAACGAGATCCGCCAGGGCCTGATCGACGGACTCGGCCCCGAACCGGGATCGGTCGGCTCCCTGACCACCAGCAGGATCCCTCCCTGGAAGGTCATCGCGGGGTTCCCGCCGCTGTACTTCGGCGCCTTCTTCGCGATCGCCCTCCTGGCCGCCTACACCGGCAATCTGCCGGAGAGCATGCTCAGCGGCTTCGCGGTGACCATGCTGCTCGGCGGGGTGCTGATCTGGATCGGCAACTTCTTCCCGTATGTGCGGGAGATGGGACTGCCGACGATCTTGTGCACCTTCGTGCCGGCCATCCTGGTCTACGTGGGCCTGTTCCCGGAGAACGTGGTCACCGTGACCCAGACCTTCGTCGACGGCACCGGGTTCCTCGACTTCTTCGTCGCCGCCATCATCGTCGGCAGTGTGCTGAGCATGCCCCGTGCCCTCCTGATCCAGGCGGGCCCGAGGTTCATCGTCCCGCTCATCGGCTGCTTGATCGCCACCTTCACGCTCGTCGGGCTACTCGGCGCGCTCTTCGGGTTCGGGATGATCGAGGCGATGCTCTTCATCGCCGCCCCGGTCATGGCCGGCGGCCTCGGCGTCGGAGCGGTGCCGACGTCGGAGATGTACGCCGACAAGATGGGCGGGTCGGCCGGGGACTTCATGGGGGATCTGATGTCCGCGGTGGTCGTCGCGAACATCGTCTGCATCCTGGTCGCGGGTCTGTACAACGCGCTCGGCAAGCTGAAGAAGCAGCCGTTCGAGGGATTCAACGGCTACGGTCAGCTGCTGCGCATCAAGAAAAAGGGCAGGGACCTGTCCGTGCCGAAGAAGAAGGAGTCCGCCGCACTCTCCGCCCTGGGCAAGGGTCTGGTGATCACCGCGGTGCTCTTCGTGCTGGGACAGTTCCTCGGCGGCACCTTCCCCTGGCTGCACACCTACGCCTGGGTGATCATCGCGGCGCTGGCCATCAAGATTTTCAAGCTCTTCCCCGAGGAGCTCGAGGATGCGGCCACCTCCTGGGGCGACATGATCCAGTCCTTCCTGGTGCCCGCGCTGCTGGTGGGTGTGTCCCTGACCTACATCAGCATCGAGGAGGTCCTGCTCTCGCTGTCCAACCCCTCTTTCATCCCGCTGATCGTCATCACCGTGCTGATCTCCGCGCTCTCATCGGGACTGCTGGGTTGGCTGGTGAAGATGAACTTCATCGAGGCCTCCATCACCCCGGGCCTGGTGATGGCCGACACCGGTGGCAGTGGTGACGTCGCGGTGCTCAGCGCCGCCCAGCGCATGCACCTGATGCCCTTCGCGGCCCTGACGACCCGGTTCGGTGGTGTGCTCGTCCTGTTCGGGACCTCGCTCCTCACGACCTTCCTGTAA